Proteins encoded in a region of the Saccharothrix ecbatanensis genome:
- a CDS encoding LacI family DNA-binding transcriptional regulator: MATLKDVAALAGVSVKTVSNVVNGYAFVKPENRARVEEALITTGYRPNLGARNLRRGRTGFVALVLPELVVPYFAELAGLVLGAAQEHEWNVLIEQTLGTREGERDTLASLGPHMIDGAIVSPEALEARDFGELAPGIPVVMLGEHSVDLPIDHVGIDNVEAARVAVAHLVALGRTRIAAIGAHPHRGTAAQRLAGYRIALAEAGLPVRDELVATALNYHRRDGAEAMTRLLAADSPPDAVFCFNDLLAVGAVRAAVERGVRVPADMAVVGFDNIEEGTYSVPSLTTVAPDKAAIARAAVDLLRRRVEEPERPPEHVRTPFSLEIRESTRGGA; encoded by the coding sequence TTGGCCACGCTGAAGGACGTCGCCGCACTTGCCGGCGTGTCGGTGAAGACGGTGTCCAACGTGGTCAACGGCTACGCGTTCGTGAAACCCGAGAACCGCGCCCGGGTCGAGGAAGCGCTGATCACCACCGGCTACCGGCCGAACCTTGGCGCCCGCAACCTGCGCCGGGGGCGGACCGGGTTCGTCGCCCTGGTGCTGCCGGAACTGGTCGTGCCGTACTTCGCCGAGCTGGCCGGGCTGGTGCTCGGCGCCGCCCAGGAACACGAGTGGAACGTGCTGATCGAGCAGACCCTCGGCACCCGCGAGGGTGAACGGGACACGCTCGCGTCGCTCGGTCCGCACATGATCGACGGCGCGATCGTGAGCCCGGAGGCGTTGGAGGCGCGGGATTTCGGCGAGCTGGCGCCCGGCATCCCGGTGGTCATGCTGGGCGAGCACTCGGTGGACCTGCCGATCGACCACGTCGGCATCGACAACGTGGAGGCGGCCAGGGTCGCCGTGGCGCACTTGGTCGCCCTCGGGCGCACCCGGATCGCGGCGATCGGCGCGCACCCGCACCGCGGCACCGCCGCGCAACGCCTTGCCGGCTACCGGATCGCGTTGGCCGAAGCGGGGTTGCCGGTCCGCGACGAGCTGGTGGCGACGGCGTTGAACTACCACCGGCGTGACGGCGCGGAGGCGATGACGCGGCTGCTGGCCGCCGACTCGCCGCCGGACGCGGTGTTCTGCTTCAACGACCTGCTGGCCGTCGGCGCGGTGCGTGCGGCGGTGGAGCGGGGCGTGCGCGTGCCTGCCGACATGGCGGTGGTCGGGTTCGACAACATCGAGGAAGGCACGTACAGCGTGCCGTCGTTGACCACGGTCGCACCGGACAAGGCCGCCATCGCACGGGCCGCGGTGGACTTGCTGCGTCGACGCGTGGAAGAGCCGGAACGTCCGCCCGAGCACGTGCGGACGCCGTTCTCGTTGGAGATCAGGGAAAGCACGAGGGGTGGCGCGTGA
- the galK gene encoding galactokinase — protein sequence MRDGVFEAPGRINLIGEHTDYNDGFVLPIALPHVVRITAARRDDGVLRVASRQAQGVAELRLVDLAPGAVTGWVAYVAGVVWALREEGHPIGGFGLMVDGNVPLGAGLSSSAALEAATALAVTELSGVSLDRRTLARITQRAENDFVGMPCGIMDQSASLLARERHALLLDTRTMATEHIPFDLAPAGLALLVVDTKAPHRLVDGEYAARRRDCHRAAELLGVPALRDLDEPDQDLPDRLARRVRHVVAENARVLEVAELLRTDRIREIGPLLTDSHTSLRDDYEVTVPELDVAVDALVAAGALGARMTGGGFGGCVISLVEDTAVEACTRAVRAAFADKNFTTPDCWTATASAGARRADHVPAGVD from the coding sequence ATGCGTGACGGGGTTTTCGAGGCGCCGGGTCGGATCAACCTGATCGGCGAGCACACCGACTACAACGACGGTTTCGTGCTGCCCATCGCGTTGCCTCACGTCGTGCGGATCACCGCGGCGCGGCGGGACGACGGTGTGCTGCGGGTGGCGTCGCGTCAGGCTCAGGGGGTGGCCGAGCTGCGCCTGGTCGACCTCGCGCCGGGCGCGGTGACCGGGTGGGTCGCCTACGTGGCCGGTGTGGTGTGGGCGTTGCGCGAGGAGGGGCACCCGATCGGCGGGTTCGGGCTGATGGTGGACGGGAACGTGCCGTTGGGCGCGGGACTGTCGTCGTCGGCGGCGTTGGAGGCGGCCACCGCGTTGGCTGTGACGGAGCTGTCCGGTGTGTCGCTGGACCGGCGTACGTTGGCGCGGATCACGCAGCGGGCGGAGAACGACTTCGTCGGGATGCCGTGCGGGATCATGGACCAGTCGGCGTCGTTGCTGGCGCGGGAGCGGCACGCGTTGCTGCTCGACACGCGCACGATGGCGACCGAGCACATCCCGTTCGACCTCGCGCCGGCCGGGCTCGCGCTGCTGGTGGTGGACACCAAGGCGCCGCACCGGTTGGTTGACGGCGAGTACGCGGCGCGGCGGCGGGATTGCCATCGTGCGGCGGAGTTGCTGGGCGTGCCGGCGTTGCGCGACCTGGACGAGCCGGACCAGGACCTGCCGGACCGGCTCGCTCGGCGGGTGCGGCACGTGGTGGCGGAGAACGCGCGCGTGCTGGAGGTGGCGGAGCTGCTGCGGACGGATCGGATCCGGGAGATCGGGCCGTTGCTGACCGACTCGCACACGTCGCTGCGGGACGACTACGAGGTGACCGTGCCGGAGCTGGACGTGGCGGTGGACGCCCTGGTCGCGGCGGGCGCCCTGGGTGCCCGCATGACCGGCGGCGGCTTCGGCGGCTGCGTGATCTCCCTGGTGGAGGACACCGCCGTAGAAGCCTGCACCAGGGCCGTCCGAGCCGCGTTCGCCGACAAGAACTTCACCACCCCCGACTGCTGGACCGCCACCGCGTCCGCCGGCGCCCGCCGGGCCGACCACGTTCCCGCTGGTGTCGACTAG
- a CDS encoding AbfB domain-containing protein: MRKLLSGLTGLLVLSTLVIALPGTASAAVWQPKPAPLTTPWTAQVSPTNALPEYPRPQLVRSDWLNLNGVWEFAGVPNLSSPPFGRTLAEGVLVPYPIESALSGIKRHEDHMFYRRTFTTPSQWNGRRVKLNFGAVTWETRVWVNGVSVGAHTGGFDAFSFDITNALRAGANEVIVGVRSTVDGSLYPIGKQRRNPSGIFYTATSGIWQTVWLEPVAANHITRLDTTPDVPAGVLDLVVQGTAGQPVRAEVLSGGQVVGTATGTVGGHLRVPVPNARLWSPDDPFLYDLRVTMGSDVVTGYFGMRSLGKAMVGGVMRPLLNGKFVFQLGTLDQGYWPDGIYTAPTDAALRFDLERQKALGFNMVRKHIKVEPARWYYHADRLGLMVWQDMPSLDAVDDAPNGHANFESELRRMIDQLKGITSIVQWVPFNEGWGEYDAGRIVNLVRSIDNTRLINHNSGSNCCVSDPDPGNGDIIDDHAYQMSSGTRLPDANRVAMLGEFGGLGRRIVGHEWQPGAGFAYGELFPDETSLTGRYVEITKEVGRFVHARGLSASVYTEPYDVENEVNGFYTYDRQVLKVTEARVREVNRRVLAIANGTEVGRGETISLKVTTSGYTDRHLRHRDSVARTDVIGDDAGRLDATFWARPGLADAACLSFESRNFPGRFLRHSAFRVRSDANDGSAGFAGDATFCARSGNGGTVLESRNLPGHFIRHYAENVYVARSGGPNPWDSATSFAADTTWAAVVPLWRSGADLPLDQARSFRVTTPGFTDRYLRHQAGLARTDVVNAASPELLKADATFIVRRGLAEPSCYSFEARNFPGQYLRHAAFRVRLAASDGTDLFRRDATFCAQPGVGGVRLTSVNELGASMRHYAEEVWVAVNGGAHAYDSPTSYDADVSWAVTAPWTA; this comes from the coding sequence ATGCGCAAGCTGTTGTCCGGGCTCACCGGACTCCTTGTCCTGAGCACCCTCGTGATCGCGCTGCCCGGCACCGCCTCGGCGGCCGTCTGGCAACCCAAACCCGCGCCCCTGACCACACCGTGGACAGCCCAGGTGTCACCGACCAACGCCCTGCCCGAGTACCCGCGTCCGCAGTTGGTCCGCTCGGACTGGCTCAACCTCAACGGTGTCTGGGAGTTCGCCGGCGTGCCGAACCTCTCCTCGCCGCCGTTCGGTCGCACGCTCGCCGAGGGCGTCCTCGTGCCCTACCCGATCGAGTCCGCGTTGTCGGGCATCAAGCGGCACGAGGACCACATGTTCTACCGCCGCACGTTCACCACCCCGTCCCAGTGGAACGGCCGCCGGGTGAAGCTGAACTTCGGCGCGGTCACCTGGGAGACCCGCGTCTGGGTCAACGGGGTCAGCGTCGGCGCCCACACCGGCGGGTTCGACGCGTTCTCGTTCGACATCACCAACGCCCTCCGCGCCGGCGCGAACGAGGTCATCGTCGGTGTACGGTCGACCGTAGACGGTAGTTTGTATCCAATCGGCAAACAGCGCCGCAACCCGAGCGGCATCTTCTACACCGCTACATCCGGTATTTGGCAGACAGTATGGCTGGAACCGGTAGCGGCCAACCACATCACGCGGCTCGACACGACCCCGGACGTGCCCGCCGGCGTCCTCGACCTGGTCGTCCAGGGCACGGCCGGCCAGCCGGTCCGCGCCGAAGTGCTGTCCGGCGGCCAGGTCGTCGGCACCGCCACCGGCACGGTAGGCGGCCACCTGCGGGTCCCCGTGCCGAACGCCAGGCTGTGGTCACCGGACGACCCGTTCCTCTACGACCTGCGCGTCACCATGGGCAGCGACGTGGTCACCGGCTACTTCGGCATGAGGTCGCTCGGCAAGGCGATGGTCGGCGGCGTGATGCGCCCACTCCTCAACGGCAAGTTCGTGTTCCAACTCGGCACGCTCGACCAGGGCTACTGGCCGGACGGCATCTACACCGCCCCCACCGACGCCGCCCTGCGCTTCGACCTCGAACGCCAAAAAGCGCTCGGCTTCAACATGGTCCGCAAGCACATCAAGGTCGAACCCGCCCGCTGGTACTACCACGCCGACCGGCTCGGCCTGATGGTCTGGCAGGACATGCCGTCACTGGACGCGGTGGACGACGCGCCGAACGGGCACGCCAACTTCGAGTCCGAGCTGCGGCGGATGATCGACCAGCTCAAGGGCATCACGTCGATCGTCCAGTGGGTGCCGTTCAACGAGGGCTGGGGCGAGTACGACGCCGGCCGCATCGTGAACCTGGTCCGGTCGATCGACAACACCCGCCTGATCAACCACAACTCCGGCTCGAACTGCTGCGTGTCCGACCCGGACCCGGGCAACGGCGACATCATCGACGACCACGCCTACCAGATGTCCAGCGGCACCAGGCTGCCCGACGCCAACCGGGTCGCCATGCTCGGCGAGTTCGGCGGCTTGGGGCGGCGGATCGTCGGCCACGAGTGGCAGCCGGGCGCGGGTTTCGCGTACGGCGAGCTGTTCCCCGACGAGACGTCGTTGACCGGCCGGTACGTGGAGATCACCAAGGAGGTCGGCCGGTTCGTGCACGCGCGCGGGCTCTCGGCGTCCGTCTACACCGAGCCCTACGACGTGGAGAACGAGGTCAACGGCTTCTACACGTACGACCGGCAGGTGCTGAAGGTGACCGAGGCACGGGTGCGCGAGGTGAACCGGCGGGTGCTGGCGATCGCCAACGGCACGGAGGTCGGGCGTGGCGAGACGATTTCGCTGAAGGTCACCACTTCCGGCTACACCGACCGCCACCTCCGGCACCGCGACTCGGTGGCGCGCACCGACGTGATCGGTGACGACGCGGGCCGGCTGGACGCCACGTTCTGGGCCCGGCCCGGTCTGGCGGACGCCGCGTGCCTGTCGTTCGAATCGCGGAACTTCCCGGGCCGGTTCCTGCGGCACTCGGCGTTCCGGGTGCGGTCGGACGCCAACGACGGGTCGGCCGGGTTCGCCGGTGACGCCACGTTCTGCGCGCGTTCCGGCAACGGCGGCACGGTGTTGGAGTCGCGCAACCTGCCCGGCCACTTCATCCGGCACTACGCCGAGAACGTGTACGTGGCACGGTCCGGTGGTCCGAACCCGTGGGACAGCGCGACGAGCTTCGCGGCGGACACGACGTGGGCGGCGGTCGTCCCGCTCTGGCGCAGCGGCGCGGACCTGCCGCTGGACCAGGCCCGGTCGTTCCGCGTGACCACGCCGGGCTTCACCGACCGGTACCTGCGGCACCAGGCGGGCCTGGCCCGGACGGACGTGGTGAACGCGGCCAGTCCGGAGCTGCTGAAGGCCGACGCGACGTTCATCGTGCGGCGTGGCCTGGCGGAGCCGTCGTGCTACTCGTTCGAGGCGCGGAACTTCCCGGGGCAGTACCTGCGGCACGCGGCGTTCCGGGTGCGGCTGGCCGCCTCGGACGGCACCGACCTGTTCCGGAGGGACGCGACGTTCTGCGCCCAGCCCGGGGTCGGTGGCGTCCGGCTGACATCGGTCAACGAGCTGGGCGCGAGCATGCGGCACTACGCGGAGGAGGTGTGGGTGGCGGTGAACGGCGGCGCCCACGCGTACGACAGCCCGACGTCGTATGACGCCGACGTGAGCTGGGCCGTCACCGCGCCCTGGACTGCTTAG